A region of Diospyros lotus cultivar Yz01 chromosome 3, ASM1463336v1, whole genome shotgun sequence DNA encodes the following proteins:
- the LOC127797396 gene encoding uncharacterized protein At4g08330, chloroplastic-like isoform X2 codes for MSQADVSYSCGACGYPLNLTSSNRVTSGIGSEYHKPIKKGYISFLTIDLSRFTQVDKVNCIPVSWGRYHSKTKLLCRKCGVHIGYGYGDSSSLCGFDSPSSSSSCRKFMIKIRALQPSEDR; via the exons ATGTCCCAAGCTGATGTCTCTTACAG CTGTGGTGCTTGTGGGTACCCCCTGAACTTGACATCTTCCAACCGAGTAACTTCTGGAATAGGTTCTGAGTATCACAAACCCATCAAGAAAGGTTACATCTCATTTCTTACCATTGATCTTAGTCGATTCACGCAGGTTGACAAGGTAAACTGCATTCCTGTTTCTTGGGGTCGTTATCATTCGAAGACAAAGCTTCTTTGCCGGAAATGTGGAGTTCATATAGGCTATGGATACGGAGACTCATCCTCTCTCTGTGGTTTTGACTCACCTTCATCTTCGAGTTCTTGCAGAAAGTTCATGATAAAGATCCGTGCTTTACAACCTTCAGAAGACCGTTAA
- the LOC127797401 gene encoding uncharacterized protein LOC127797401 isoform X2 codes for MAREDSGKSLRRPSSKTPLSFKNYSNWKCKLRENCYKRVQEDRARLLWKLRLPEGKDRCLSDEEVIKSAFQDIVDDEFEKIQDSSLDGHLGILTSTPQIDDELWEYDGLQTSYQGECEEILLEMQRIFYEDLRTETTIKERGNYIQTWEDEEDEYLARAVLEHMQLNDKQVTIELLQARLAEAHAEHLDRGCRLKPKFRIETRFDLTALYIECEGCHAFEIVI; via the exons ATGGCAAGAGAAGATAGTGGAAAATCTCTGAGAAGGCCTTCTTCGAAAACTCctctttctttcaaaaattattccaatTGGAAGTGCAAG CTTAGAGAGAACTGCTACAAAAGGGTTCAAGAGGACCGGGCGCGCTTACTGTGGAAATTGAGGTTACCAGAGGGTAAAGATCGGTGTCTCAGTGATGAG GAGGTCATCAAATCAGCTTTCCAGGACATAGTCGAtgatgaatttgaaaaaattcaagACTCATCATTGGATGGGCATCTTGGAATCTTAACTTCCACACCTCAGATAGATGATGAATTATGGGAATATGATGGTCTTCAAACATCTTATCAAGGAGAATGTGAAGAGATATTGCTAGAAATGCAAAGGATTTTTTATGAGGATCTTAGGACAGAAACAACCATAAAAG AACGAGGAAACTATATCCAAACTtgggaagatgaagaagatgagtaCCTGGCTCGTGCAGTTCTTGAGCACATGCAGTTGAATGATAAGCAG GTTACTATAGAGTTGTTGCAGGCTCGGCTGGCAGAAGCCCATGCAGAACACCTTGATAGAGGATGCAGATTGAAACCAAAGTTCCGCATCGAGACAAGATTTGATCTAACTGCACTCTACATCGAGTGTGAGGGTTGCCATGCATTCGAAATTGTCATTTAG
- the LOC127797396 gene encoding F-box/LRR-repeat protein 12-like isoform X1, with protein MGRGSRVTPTSIVHLPDECLFLIFQRLDNSSDRNSFGLTCHRWLQVQNSCRKSLQVYGSHQSQATSIFNSVNLYKLLQRFRELESLSLTGCMELPDSILAEVQSYGTKLRTLRLDGCSDTSDYGFSLAVSSCSFLTLISLDRCKISDDGLHTVARSCKMLKDVSISFCRRISDSGIKSLMTYCHQLRSVRASHCSSVSGIGFEGCPQSLTHLDVGSCRLEPEGIQGILSGGGLEYLNVSGRTQVVHGDDLAFIGAGLGSRLRTLNFRLCRTVGDLTIMVIARGCPLLQEWNLVGCDQIKFSGWDSIGSNCKNLERLHVNRCRNLCEPGLRAIRDGCPRLSVLHINRCPRIPNAALELFRNHREGRVEIDPREVLCIAPTCISPNCREHQRRH; from the coding sequence ATGGGGCGCGGTTCTAGAGTCACTCCTACTTCCATTGTGCATCTTCCTGATGAGTGCctgtttcttatttttcaacgGCTCGACAATAGTTCTGATCGCAACTCTTTTGGGTTGACTTGCCACCGCTGGCTTCAAGTTCAAAATTCATGTCGTAAATCCTTGCAGGTCTATGGATCCCACCAATCTCAGGCTACCTCCATCTTCAACTCTGTCAATCTTTACAAGTTGCTGCAGCGGTTTCGTGAGCTAGAGTCTCTGTCCCTGACAGGGTGTATGGAACTACCTGATTCAATCTTAGCTGAAGTGCAATCCTACGGGACAAAGCTTCGAACATTGCGCTTGGATGGTTGCTCTGACACATCTGATTATGGGTTTTCCTTGGCTGTTTCCAGCTGCTCCTTCTTGACCCTCATTAGcctcgacagatgcaagataaGTGATGATGGGCTACATACAGTGGCTAGATCTTGCAAGATGCTGAAAGATGTCAGCATCTCCTTTTGCCGGCGTATATCCGACTCTGGAATAAAATCTCTGATGACATATTGTCATCAGCTGCGGTCAGTCAGGGCTTCTCATTGCTCGAGTGTAAGCGGTATTGGTTTTGAAGGGTGCCCTCAGTCTTTAACTCATTTAGACGTCGGCTCGTGCAGACTTGAACCAGAGGGGATACAGGGGATTTTGAGCGGAGGTGGGCTCGAGTACTTGAACGTGTCTGGTCGAACTCAAGTCGTCCATGGTGATGACTTGGCATTCATCGGGGCCGGACTTGGCTCAAGGCTTAGGACCCTCAACTTCCGATTGTGCAGAACTGTTGGCGACCTGACTATCATGGTGATAGCAAGAGGGTGCCCTCTACTCCAGGAGTGGAACCTGGTAGGATGTGATCAGATCAAGTTTTCAGGGTGGGATTCAATTGGATCAAACTGCAAAAACTTGGAGAGGCTTCATGTCAACAGATGCCGGAACCTATGCGAACCAGGGCTTCGCGCGATAAGGGATGGCTGCCCCCGTCTATCCGTCTTGCACATCAATCGCTGCCCTCGAATCCCTAACGCAGCACTGGAGCTGTTCAGGAATCACAGAGAAGGGAGGGTGGAGATTGATCCAAGAGAAGTCTTGTGCATTGCACCAACATGCATTTCACCCAACTGTAGAGAGCACCAAAGACGACATTGA
- the LOC127797402 gene encoding histidine-containing phosphotransfer protein 1-like has protein sequence MDLVSQLRGQFIDLSSSMYREGLLDEQFVQLQKLQDESNPDFVLEVVSLYFEDSEKLLNNLATALQQQIVDFKLVDSHVHQFKGSSSSIGAQRVRNVCVDLRTCCEMKDLNGCVAYLQQLKYEFNLVKSKLEMLFMIERKIVAAGGTVPVME, from the exons ATGGACCTTGTCAGTCAGTTGCGAGGGCAGTTTATTGATTTATCTAGTTCTATGTATCGTGAG GGTTTGTTGGATGAACAGTTTGTGCAGCTTCAGAAGCTGCAGGATGAGAGCAACCCGGACTTTGTGCTTGAAGTGGTTTCTCTTTACTTCGAGGATTCTGAGAAGCTTCTCAACAATCTGGCCACTGCACT ACAACAACAGATTGTTGATTTCAAACTGGTCGATTCCCATGTCCACCAGTTCAAGGGTAGCAGCTCCAG CATAGGTGCACAGAGGGTGAGAAATGTGTGCGTCGACTTGAGAACCTGCTGTGAAATGAAGGACCTTAATGG GTGTGTGGCATATTTGCAACAATTGAAATATGAATTTAATCTTGTGAAGAGCAAGCTTGAAATGCTGTTCATG atCGAGCGAAAAATTGTGGCAGCTGGAGGAACAGTTCCAGTTATGGAATAA
- the LOC127797401 gene encoding uncharacterized protein LOC127797401 isoform X1, giving the protein MAREDSGKSLRRPSSKTPLSFKNYSNWKCKLRENCYKRVQEDRARLLWKLRLPEGKDRCLSDEEVIKSAFQDIVDDEFEKIQDSSLDGHLGILTSTPQIDDELWEYDGLQTSYQGECEEILLEMQRIFYEDLRTETTIKERGNYIQTWEDEEDEYLARAVLEHMQLNDKQERKVIWCPICKEGELQEKCFLISCTSCEFKLNRGNEVTIELLQARLAEAHAEHLDRGCRLKPKFRIETRFDLTALYIECEGCHAFEIVI; this is encoded by the exons ATGGCAAGAGAAGATAGTGGAAAATCTCTGAGAAGGCCTTCTTCGAAAACTCctctttctttcaaaaattattccaatTGGAAGTGCAAG CTTAGAGAGAACTGCTACAAAAGGGTTCAAGAGGACCGGGCGCGCTTACTGTGGAAATTGAGGTTACCAGAGGGTAAAGATCGGTGTCTCAGTGATGAG GAGGTCATCAAATCAGCTTTCCAGGACATAGTCGAtgatgaatttgaaaaaattcaagACTCATCATTGGATGGGCATCTTGGAATCTTAACTTCCACACCTCAGATAGATGATGAATTATGGGAATATGATGGTCTTCAAACATCTTATCAAGGAGAATGTGAAGAGATATTGCTAGAAATGCAAAGGATTTTTTATGAGGATCTTAGGACAGAAACAACCATAAAAG AACGAGGAAACTATATCCAAACTtgggaagatgaagaagatgagtaCCTGGCTCGTGCAGTTCTTGAGCACATGCAGTTGAATGATAAGCAG GAGCGCAAGGTGATTTGGTGCCCCATTTGCAAGGAAGGAGAATTGCAAGAAAAATGCTTTCTGATTTCTTGCACTAGTTGCGAATTTAAACTCAACAGAGGGAATGAG GTTACTATAGAGTTGTTGCAGGCTCGGCTGGCAGAAGCCCATGCAGAACACCTTGATAGAGGATGCAGATTGAAACCAAAGTTCCGCATCGAGACAAGATTTGATCTAACTGCACTCTACATCGAGTGTGAGGGTTGCCATGCATTCGAAATTGTCATTTAG
- the LOC127797397 gene encoding cytochrome b561 and DOMON domain-containing protein At3g07570-like isoform X1 produces the protein MKKAYLIRVINVIFFIITALPAHHVSSQSDQSCASIDLNLNSELFPFDTTSLSCQPVWNPHGFILRYGQAGPSTWSFVLSAPDTNSYIAIGFSSNGRMVGSSSVVGWAAGGGAAQAKRYYLGGQTPLMVVPDQGNLFVVANSSTVISTSSGIYLAFQLITERPNSHLLYAVGPAGFWPAGPTFQLSQHRDMISTYFNYGTGEAESEGWPYSTLRTWHGILSMVGWGILIPIGVIIARYLRNWDPWWFTSHVLVQSLGLLIGAVGVICGLVLENKSMVDVTKHKIIGISILVLGCLQVTVALCRPGTLSKDRRYWNWFHHNVGRAIVILAVANVFYGISLAKAGSDWNGGYGLALAAIVLVAVVLELRLWTQK, from the exons atgaagaaggCGTATCTGATCAGAGTGATTAAtgtcatcttcttcatcatcactgCCTTGCCTGCTCATCATGTAAGCTCACAAAGTGATCAATCCTGCGCCTCCATTGATCTCAACCTCAATTCCGAGTTGTTTCCATTTGATACCACCTCTCTCTCCTGTCAGCCTGTTTGGAATCCTCATGGCTTCATCCTCAGA TATGGACAAGCAGGACCGAGCACATGGAGCTTTGTTCTCTCGGCACCCGACACCAATTCATACATAGCAATCGGCTTCTCCTCCAACGGCAGAATGGTGGGCTCCAGCTCGGTGGTGGGCTGGGCGGCGGGCGGCGGCGCTGCCCAAGCTAAACGATACTATTTAGGGGGCCAAACGCCGCTTATGGTGGTGCCTGATCAAGGGAACCTCTTCGTTGTCGCTAATTCTTCAACAGTTATTTCTACTTCTTCAGGCATATACTTGGCCTTCCAGCTGATCACCGAGCGGCCAAATTCGCATCTGCTCTACGCCGTCGGACCTGCCGGattttggccggcggggcccaccTTCCAGTTGTCCCAGCACAGGGACATGATCTCTACTTACTTCAATTATGGCACAG GTGAAGCCGAAAGTGAAGGGTGGCCATATTCAACGCTGAGGACATGGCATGGCATTTTGAGCATGGTGGGGTGGGGCATTCTGATACCAATTGGGGTGATCATTGCTCGTTATCTCAGGAACTGGGATCCCTGGTGGTTTACTTCCCACGTCTTAGTCCAATCACTTGGACTCCTCATTGGAGCAGTTGGTGTGATTTGCGGGTTGGTTCTAGAGAACAAGAGCATGGTCGATGTCACCAAGCACAAAATCATTGGCATCTCCATTCTTGTTCTTGGTTGCCTCCAG GTCACCGTTGCCTTGTGCAGGCCTGGAACCCTTTCCAAGGACAGGAGGTACTGGAACTGGTTCCATCACAATGTGGGCAGGGCTATAGTAATTCTTGCTGTGGCCAACGTGTTCTACGGGATTAGCCTGGCCAAGGCTGGGAGCGATTGGAATGGTGGCTATGGTCTTGCTCTTGCAGCCATAGTTCTGGTTGCTGTAGTTCTGGAGCTTAGGTTGTGGACCCAAAAATAG
- the LOC127797396 gene encoding uncharacterized protein LOC127797396 isoform X3, whose amino-acid sequence MSQADVSYSCGACGYPLNLTSSNRVTSGIGSEYHKPIKKGYISFLTIDLSRFTQVDKKVHDKDPCFTTFRRPLTNLEWGAVLESLLLPLCIFLMSACFLFFNGSTIVLIATLLG is encoded by the exons ATGTCCCAAGCTGATGTCTCTTACAG CTGTGGTGCTTGTGGGTACCCCCTGAACTTGACATCTTCCAACCGAGTAACTTCTGGAATAGGTTCTGAGTATCACAAACCCATCAAGAAAGGTTACATCTCATTTCTTACCATTGATCTTAGTCGATTCACGCAGGTTGACAAG AAAGTTCATGATAAAGATCCGTGCTTTACAACCTTCAGAAGACCGTTAACAAATCTTGAATGGGGCGCGGTTCTAGAGTCACTCCTACTTCCATTGTGCATCTTCCTGATGAGTGCctgtttcttatttttcaacgGCTCGACAATAGTTCTGATCGCAACTCTTTTGGGTTGA
- the LOC127797397 gene encoding cytochrome b561 and DOMON domain-containing protein At3g07570-like isoform X2, with the protein MKKAYLIRVINVIFFIITALPAHHVSSQSDQSCASIDLNLNSELFPFDTTSLSCQPVWNPHGFILRYGQAGPSTWSFVLSAPDTNSYIAIGFSSNGRMVGSSSVVGWAAGGGAAQAKRYYLGGQTPLMVVPDQGNLFVVANSSTVISTSSGIYLAFQLITERPNSHLLYAVGPAGFWPAGPTFQLSQHRDMISTYFNYGTGEAESEGWPYSTLRTWHGILSMVGWGILIPIGVIIARYLRNWDPWWFTSHVLVQSLGLLIGAVGVICGLVLENKSMVDVTKHKIIGISILVLGCLQAWNPFQGQEVLELVPSQCGQGYSNSCCGQRVLRD; encoded by the exons atgaagaaggCGTATCTGATCAGAGTGATTAAtgtcatcttcttcatcatcactgCCTTGCCTGCTCATCATGTAAGCTCACAAAGTGATCAATCCTGCGCCTCCATTGATCTCAACCTCAATTCCGAGTTGTTTCCATTTGATACCACCTCTCTCTCCTGTCAGCCTGTTTGGAATCCTCATGGCTTCATCCTCAGA TATGGACAAGCAGGACCGAGCACATGGAGCTTTGTTCTCTCGGCACCCGACACCAATTCATACATAGCAATCGGCTTCTCCTCCAACGGCAGAATGGTGGGCTCCAGCTCGGTGGTGGGCTGGGCGGCGGGCGGCGGCGCTGCCCAAGCTAAACGATACTATTTAGGGGGCCAAACGCCGCTTATGGTGGTGCCTGATCAAGGGAACCTCTTCGTTGTCGCTAATTCTTCAACAGTTATTTCTACTTCTTCAGGCATATACTTGGCCTTCCAGCTGATCACCGAGCGGCCAAATTCGCATCTGCTCTACGCCGTCGGACCTGCCGGattttggccggcggggcccaccTTCCAGTTGTCCCAGCACAGGGACATGATCTCTACTTACTTCAATTATGGCACAG GTGAAGCCGAAAGTGAAGGGTGGCCATATTCAACGCTGAGGACATGGCATGGCATTTTGAGCATGGTGGGGTGGGGCATTCTGATACCAATTGGGGTGATCATTGCTCGTTATCTCAGGAACTGGGATCCCTGGTGGTTTACTTCCCACGTCTTAGTCCAATCACTTGGACTCCTCATTGGAGCAGTTGGTGTGATTTGCGGGTTGGTTCTAGAGAACAAGAGCATGGTCGATGTCACCAAGCACAAAATCATTGGCATCTCCATTCTTGTTCTTGGTTGCCTCCAG GCCTGGAACCCTTTCCAAGGACAGGAGGTACTGGAACTGGTTCCATCACAATGTGGGCAGGGCTATAGTAATTCTTGCTGTGGCCAACGTGTTCTACGGGATTAG
- the LOC127797400 gene encoding GPN-loop GTPase 3, with the protein MGYAQLVIGPAGSGKSTYCSSLYQHCETMRRTIHIVNLDPAAENFDYPVAMDIRELISLDDVMEELGLGPNGGLIYCMEHLEENLDDWLTEELDNYLDDDYLVFDCPGQIELFSHVPVLKNFVEHLKRKNFNVCVVYLLDSQFMTDVTKFISGCMASLSAMVQLELPHVNILSKMDLVTNKRGIEDYLNPDPEVLLAELNQRMAPQFEKLNKALIELVDQYSMVSFVPLDLRKESSIRYVLSQIDNSIQYGEDADVKIKDFDPEDE; encoded by the exons TCAACATACTGTTCTAGTTTGTATCAACACTGTGAAACTATGAGGCGAACAATACATATTGTGAACTTAGATCCAGCTgcagaaaattttgattatccCGTTGCAATGG ATATCAGAGAACTTATCTCTCTGGACGATGTGATGGAGGAACTTGGATTGGGTCCAAATGGTGGCCTCATTTATTGCATGGA GCACCTTGAAGAAAATTTGGATGATTGGCTAACAGAGGAATTGGATAACTACTTGGATGATGATTATTTAGTTTTTGACTGTCCAG GCCAGATAGAACTTTTTTCGCATGTTCCTGTGCTTAAGAACTTTGTGGAGCATTTGAAGCGTAAGAACTTCAATGTTTGTGTTGTATACTTGCTTGACTCTCAG TTCATGACTGATGTCACCAAGTTCATCAGTGGCTGCATGGCTTCACTTTCTGCCATGGTTCAACTTGAACTTCCCCATGTTAACATACTGTCTAAAATGGACCTTGTCACAAACAAAAGAGGCATTGAAGA TTACTTGAATCCAGATCCTGAAGTTCTGCTGGCAGAGTTGAATCAACGCATGGCTCCTCAGTTTGAAAAGCTTAACAAAGCTTTGATTGAATTA GTGGATCAGTATAGCATGGTAAGCTTTGTTCCTTTGGACTTGAGGAAGGAGAGCag TATACGGTATGTATTGTCACAAATTGACAACAGCATTCAGTATGGAGAAGATGCAGATGTGAAGATCAAGGATTTTGATCCAGAGGATGAATAG
- the LOC127797398 gene encoding peroxisomal membrane protein 13-like, whose protein sequence is MASNPQPSANNPPPKPWEQAGSSSGPAPFKPPSPGTTSDVVEASGTANPGEIVPATDKNTIVNRNTLVRPVPSRPWEQQTYGGSYGGYGSGLNYNSGYGSGMVGSYGGFGGSYGGGLYGNNMYRGGYGGLYGGSGLYGGGMYGGGLGGPMGGYGMSMGGPHGNQDPNNPFGAPPSPPGFWVSFLRVMEGVVNFFGRVAILIDQNTHAFHMFISALLQLFDRSGMLYGELARFVLRLLGIRTPKKVQPPGSDLRPGPHNPRGMHNYIEGPKPAPSGAWDSVWGDDNSGN, encoded by the exons ATGGCTTCCAATCCTCAGCCCTCAG CTAATAACCCACCCCCAAAACCTTGGGAACAAGCTGGGTCCTCATCTGGTCCTGCACCTTTTAAGCCCCCCTCTCCAGGTACCACAAGTGATGTGGTTGAAGCTTCTGGAACAGCAAACCCAGGTGAAATTGTTCCTGCTACTGATAAGAATACAATTGTAAATAGAAACACACTAGTGAGGCCTGTACCCTCTAGGCCTTGGGAACAACAGACATATGGGGGCAGTTATGGAG GTTATGGTTCCGGCTTGAATTATAATTCTGGTTATGGCTCTGGAATGGTTGGTTCATATGGTGGATTTGGAGGGTCTTATGGTGGGGGTTTGTATGGAAACAACATGTATCGGGGAGGTTATGGTGGCCTTTACGGAGGCTCTGGCTTGTATGGAGGTGGAATGTATGGTGGTGGTCTTGGAGGCCCAATGGGTGGTTATGGAATGAGCATGGGAGGTCCTCATGGAAATCAAGATCCTAATAACCCATTTGGTGCTCCACCATCTCCACCAGGATTTTGGGTATCCTTCCTGCGAGTG ATGGAAGGTGTAGTAAACTTCTTTGGACGCGTTGCAATTCTGATAGACCAGAATACGCATGCATTCCATATGTTCATCTCTGCACTGCTTCAG CTTTTTGATCGTTCGGGAATGCTATATGGAGAGCTAGCTAGGTTTGTGCTGAGACTGCTTGGGATTCGCACACCTAAGAAGGTTCAGCCGCCTGGATCTGATTTACGGCCTGGCCCTCACAACCCGCGGGGGATGCACAACTACATTGAAGGACCAAAGCCCGCTCCAAGTGGTGCATGGGACAGTGTATGGGGAGATGATAACTCTGGTAATTGA